The Oncorhynchus masou masou isolate Uvic2021 chromosome 13, UVic_Omas_1.1, whole genome shotgun sequence genomic interval GAGAAAGGCCAGCCATCTTAGACCCTCCTATCTCAGGTAAATATCCTTACCGTAAGATTAGACAAACAGATGGGATTTAGAATCATTCAAACACAACACTGGAATCAGAGCCCAGAATGGATTGGCCTACATTCACATATTTTACATAGTGTAGCAGCCATTGGGCATAACTACAGTAAACACAATGCATTTTGTGATTTTAGAAGGTACAGtaaactaacagattaacacAAGAACCATGGTCCTGTGTTAAAGTGCAGTATGCCTTTCCTGCTACTCCCTTAGCTAGCGGCCATCTTTTCATCTGTCGATCCATCGCTCTATCCATCTTGATCTGTCAATCTAGTATCATTCTGAGAAGACTTCATGGTGTGGTGCTCAGAAAGGAAGGACAAAGAAGGCCGCCAGCGGTCTTTAGGGACAGGATGCGGCGAGGTCACTGGAAAGGAAGTGGCATCACGGACTTTCCAGCTGCAGAGGGAACAATGAGAGTTAACATACGCTATACATACAAAcgtacagtatgtggacaccccttcaaatgagtggattcggctatttcagccacacccgtttctGACGGGTGTAtataatcgagcacacagccatagacaaacattggcagtagaatggccttactgaagagctcagtgacgttcaacgttgtaccgtcataggatgccaaccttccaacaagtcagttcgtcaaatttctaaACTGCTATAGATGCCCCGGTCAActaagtgctgttactgtgaagtggaaacctctcggagcaacaacgactcagccgcgaagtggtaggccacataagctcacagaacaggaccggtgAGTTCTGAAGCGCTTTGGCGCGTAAAATCGCCTaacctcggttgcaacactcactatagttccaaactgcctctggaagcaacgtcagcacaacaactattcgtcaggagcatcatgaaatgggtttccatggccgagcaggtgcacacaagactaagatcaccatgcgcaatccCAAGCATCGGCTTGAGTGGTGttaagctcgccgccattggactctggagcagtgggaaCGCATTCTATGGAGTGATGAATTATGCTTCACcaaaatggtctggggctgtttttcatagttcgaGCCAGTTGAGCttagttggggcggcaggtagcctggcgggtaGAAGTGTTGGACCAGTAAACAAAAGGtcgctggatcgaatccctgagctgacaaggtaaaaatctgtaattttgtccctgagcaaggcagttaacccactgttcccgggctattctgtgcttccaactttgtggcaacagtttggggaaggccctttcctgtttcagcatgacaatgctagcGTGaacaatgtgaggtccatacagaaatggtttgtcgagaatggtgtggaagaacttgactggcctgcacagagccctgacctctagcccatcaaacacctttgggatgaattggaatgccgactgcgagccaggcctaatcgctcaacattagtgcctgacctcactaacgcttgtgactgaatggaagcaatgttccaacatctattagaaagccttcccagaagagtggaggctcttATAGCAGCAGAGGGACAAactacatattaatgcccatgactttggaatgaggtgttcgacaagcaggtgtccacatacttttggtcaaatAGTGTAAGTCAATGGAAGGTTAGCTGTGTATTAGGTGTGTATTGTGTGGTTTGATGGAACACAGGCAATCCAGGTAGTTTCTCTTCATCTCACCTGCATCTTGCTGTAGATCCAGGGCAGTAGGCTGGACACCTTGGTGTAGACCCCCGGCCTGTTACTCTGCCCACAGCCGGTGCCCCAGCTGGTCACGCCCACCAGCTGCCAAAGGTTGTCATTGGCTTGGCACACCAGAGGACCACCACTGTCTCCctgtgagagaagaggagagaatggaTGAATGAACAGTTGAAGTGAGGGGCCAAGGTGTGGAAAGCACCtgctacaatatactgtatgttttcatGTCGTGGATAGCAGATGAGGTAGAAGGGAATTTGAGTAGACGATTTCCTAAGCCCAAAGGCGTCTAAGATGAGGACAAGAGTTGGTGAGTAGCAGGAGGAAAACAGCTGTGGATTAACGAAATTCCAAATTTTAATGAGTAATGTTGGCACCAAACGTTCTAAGAGTTTGACTCTGGGAAGAATTTAGAATGTTGCTGTCATGGAACATCTGGTGTCCTTACAGAGGTTAGTTTGACAAACTCTGCATCTGTGGCTCTGTAAAGAAAAAAAGAAGCATATTTGTTTTTTATGTTAATGGAATagggagagaagaggtgaaaggtCAGAGAAAAAGTGCTGAAAGAGTCGTCGGCCAAAATGGAACCCATGCTGACAGCGACACGCTGTACATGTGCTCCCGAGGCAGCGGCTTAAACCTCTAGAGCACCCCAGGGGCCTCATTTCTAACCGTTGCGGACATTTCACACGAGAAATATTGAGATTTACAAACATGGTGTACGCCATATAACACGTTTCCCGTTATAGATCAGACTTGACGTAAAACTGCGCGTGTGAACAAGAATTTATAACTCAGCCTGGAAAACACCCTCCATTCAACTTTTATGGTAACACTAAAGCCTTCTATTTTCCATACAACTAGGAACTATTGGAATTGGGCCATGACAGTTTCTAAAAGAAAGAGCAATTGCGATGTTTTTGGAGGTGTTGGCAGAAACGTTTCATCTTTTGCAAATAACTCCCGCTGTATCTGGCAAAGGACTGGGGCGGTTTCTGAAAGAGAAAACAATGGCTAATTGTTGTGGACCTGCCGTCAGAACATTTCAGTTCAACCATGTTTTGCATTGACTTTTCCCCCCCAACCTAAATATGCCGGACTGCGAATTCTGAAACAATGTCTAGGCGACACAATTTTTTTTCTAAATTAGTCGGCTACTCACAGTAGTTGCATACATGATGCAATGTAAAATATAAACTGTAATATTCACCTGTTAAATTCAACTGTCTGTTCGCCTGTTAAATTCAAGTGTACCTGCTGCCTATGGGATTGCATAGGCTACAGCAGAACTTGAAATAATTCGCTCTTCTCACTATTGGCAAATGGCTGcatctttgtttttgttttttgtgtgtttttttttttttttttttagatattaAGCACGTCATCCTATCCCCTATTTACACAGAATACTTACCTGCCTGCTTGCAATACAATACTTCAAGCACTAGAAAATGTGTTTAGGCATGGTCTGACATTTGCGTGGAGGTAAGCATATTCTCACGCCGAGTTCAGTTCGTATAAATGCCAACTTTTGCGGTAAAACTGCATGTTTTTGGGGTATATTTTGTACGTACGCAATGTTTATAAAATGAGTCCCAAGCCCTGTAAATAGAAGAATTCAACTACAATATGTGGACATGTACCTGACAGGAGTCCCTGCCCCCGTTGAGATCTCCGGCACACAGCATGTTGTTGGACACACTGCCGGAGTATACCTTGGAGCTGTTACACACACGCACGTCGATGATGTTAACGGCCACCTCCATCAGGTCTTTGGAGGGTTTCGCTGTGAAGGGACACATACAGTACCCGGTCattctccaaacacacacacacacacacacacacacacacacacacacacacacacacacttcagctaGTGACACAATGGCTAGTTGCACAATGCAAAATGTTGCTCTACTGAATATAGCATGTGTTTTCTGCAATGAAAAGACATTGAGATTGGATGAATGATGCAGGTGTAGCCTCCTTTCTCCACATCACTCTCTTTatatcacagagacagacaggccatATGGCAATTCTGGGAAATGCCCGATGGGCTGGTTCATTTTTAACCCAGAGAGCCTGTCTAAATTGTTGTTTCTTGTGCAAAAAGATTAAAAAAAGGGGTTGGTGTGGGGGCCTTAAGGATAGAAATGGGCCGGTGTGTGAGAAATACCCGGTCCGAattctggtcccagtctgtccctgttgtttcacTCTAGATAAGCATGATTTAATTTAGTATAGTCCATTTCTCACTCCcttgtctgtctccctacctgcCCCCTCATCTGTTGTTCCGAATCCCGAGGTCCAGCATTTGGTTCCATGGGGGAATGTCTGGTCAAAGGCTGGCAAACAGGCAGGCTGAACTGCATCTGAATAAAAAAAGTTAGATAAACAGAGTGGGCATTCTGACTTCAGACACATACGTAACACACAGTTAGAACAAtgacacacacgtacgcacacacaccatGCATCCCAGACGTTTAGAGCTGAAAAGGGCAAACATTTTTACAGTGCTGTACCAACATTGATGCTAGCGTTTCCCTGATATAGAAGGAATAGAGCCGGACTCACCAGTGAAGTCCACTGGTGAGGCCAGCTTCAGTATGGCGATGTCCTGGTCGTTGGTTACATCGTTGTAGTTCTCATTCACAATGATCTTCTTGACGAGGTAGGGAGGAGGAAGCTGGTCTTGTGACACCACTCCTCCGTACACACGCCACCTACTGGCATCAAGAACCGGGCGGGACGAACTTCAATGGGCACGGGAAAAAAAgacaataaaatatatattaattTACTTCTTAAACCAAGGCTGTAGCTCATGACACAgattatgttattattatggtaatAAGGTGTATAATTGAGTTGAGATGGGTTGTTGAGGTGATGAGGGGTTGTCAAGCTGCTTATTCTTGAGTCATGCTGAGCAAGTTGCTGCACAGATTCACTACTAGTCTGTTATTTATATGGATAAGTGAAAGGACTGACAATCTCCTGAGACAAATGGCGCGTTTATGACCCTGtcagaaacatagaaatacaagcTTCAGAGAGGGGGGTCCATTTTAATTGTCCTCTAACTAGCCATTAAAAGTCAGAATCCCTAGCATCATCTGAGTACTCTGGGTATTTTTGGACATGTTAAACTCTGACTAAGGAAATTACTTAGACAACCGCATTTTTGGCCTTTAACACTGTTTACAAGCAATATAGCTGTACTTTCCGTTAATGGTCGGAGCGGCTAGCTTGCCGTTAGTCAATTGGCATTCTCAGCGAGTTCAAAACAAGTCGGATTTCACTCCGACTTGTCATGAACGCAGCAGAGAGGGTAAGGTGGAGCTATTACCAAGGATCTACATAGCGTGTCTAGAATTAGAACCAAGGGATCCATTTGGAAATTAGCATTGTTGTCCTCTAGTCACTGACCTGGGGAAGCAGTGGGCAGCTGTCACCACAAAGTCAGGGGACACCAGGATCCCTCCACAGATGTGTGATCCACCAAAGTGTAGAGAGAGTTGCCAGGGCCACTGGCCCAGCTTGGCAACACTGCCCCCTATGATCCGGGAGGACAACTGTTGACGTCCACAATCTTGGAAAAGTGGAAGAAGTGATCAAATGTTTGTATCTAATTATAACTAGAAGTCAGATTTCAAATAGAAGGTTGATATAGACCTGCCTGGTGAAATATGAACAGATGAGTGCTCCTTACCAATACACTTCAGAGAGACAGTATTCTGGTCTGGGCAGGACGAGCTACACAGCAACACAAGCACAACCATGTCAGGAACCTAACATTAAACCACACTGGAATTTGTGCAGCATGGTTACAGTTGATTTGAAACAGCCTTATTGCTGCTTATAATGCAGCAATAATGTAACATTACATCCCGACCAGTCATGACAGTGTATGACTTAAcaccatttttttttacctttaggtaagttagttaagaacaaattcttattttcaatgatggcctagagggttaactgcctgttcagggtcggggatttgaacttgcaaccttccggttactagtccaatgctctaaccactaggctaccctgccgccgtcACTCCCTCGACATTACTGGGACTAAAATGAGTCATACATATGTGCTAAGGTTTGTAGAGGGGTTCTCTCACCTGACATTGACCTGGCCCTGGATGGGTAAAGATGATCTGTTGTTCAGTGTTAGACCAATTGACTGCAGGGACTTCACTGCCTTGGTTGCAAAGGACCTGCACGGtcgacacaaacaaacacatttggATTCTGTCTGCCAAAGCAATACGAGAATCAATTCCCCTCCCATGAAGCATTCCCAGAAAGTCAATTTGCCACAGGCACAccaaccccagagagagagagagagagagatgagcgcAGAGATTCAATCTGAGAGTAAATACTGAAAATGGCAGCAGTGAAATTAGACGTCACCGAGCAAATGTCTGTGAGAGAAAGTAGTTGCTTCGAGAGGTAGCGTATACAAAAAAAGGCTATTGTGAGAGAAAGTGATTGCTCTCTAAAGGTAGCTTATGAAATGCCTGTTGTGAAATAAGGTGATCTTACTTTCTGAAGCCCAGTTGGGCACAGGTTCGGTTGGCGTAGCTCTGGTCCCATCCCTGGTAACACACTGGGAGAAAACGACCATCCTGAGACGTTCTGACCTGTAGAGCACCGTCCGCCCCAAACctcactggagagagagggagaggatagaatAACAAGATACAAAAAGGGCTATGTTTTCTCTGCTTGTCATACCGCGAGTGTACGGTTACCTGTCCACCTGGCTTTCATCTCTGTACACCTACCTGCaagcccgtctgtctgtctgtgttgtgagAGTGTgcttaccacagctggactcgtCCGTGCCCAGTTGGCAGTCCCGCAGAGCGTCACATTGGACGGTGGAGTTGGAGCAGGTGTCGTGAGCGGGCACGCTCAACTGCTTCTCAGGGTGCCCCTCATCCTCACTGTCATGGTGGTCGAGGGTGGCAGCCGTAGTTGCCAACCTGGTACCATaatgcactacacacacagacagagacatagacagagagagaggggagagagggtaggtTTGGGGGGCATGGAGAACAGGTAAgggtgggaagaggagagacggaggaagtGGTAGCAGAGGAAGACTGTCAATGTCTGTACGAATAcagaagggaaaggggggggggggtacctagtcagttatacaactgtactgcattcaaccgaaatgtgtctccCGCATTTAACCCGACCCCTCCTGAATCAGAGAGTAGCTTCAGAAGGAAGGAGTAAACGGGCACACACATACACGAGTAACAACAACATGTGAGTAAATATGACGACGGCCCTGGCCTTACCTCCGCGCCAGATGGCAATGGCCAGGAGGAGCAGCAGAACGATGCCTCCTGAGCCACCAAAGCACTTGGCATTATGGTGGCAGCATTTGTGTTTCTTCTTGTTGCCAGGAAGAGCTGtataacaacacacacaacatacacgtCAAAACAGATGCATCTTCCCCAGGAGACCATATACAAAGCTTTACACTGAGTGTGCAACAAAAAataaagaacaccttcctaatattgagtcgcACTCCCGTTTGCCTTCAACAttgggtcatggactctacatggtgtagaaagcgttccacagaggtACTGGCCAATGTTAACTATGGGAAGCATCGGAGTCATGTcaggttggctggatgtcctttgggtggtgaaccatacttgaaacacacgggaaactgttgagcgtggaaaaaAATCCAGCAGGATTGCAGTTTCTTGACACACTTGacccagtgtgcctggcacctactgtcttgcccattcaccctccgaatggcacacatacacaatcgatgtctcaattgtctcaaggcttaaaaatccttctttaacctgtctcctccccttcatctacactgattgaagtggatttaacgagTGAAATCAATCCTAtgtcacagctttcacctggactcacctggacaGTCTACATCACGGACAGAGCAGGTCCTCCTAATGTtctgtgcactcagtgtatagaCACCACATAATGCAGAACACATAACTCGGGAGTTAAAATCCTATTTCTTTCTCAAGGATGTTTTTTGTATTGCTACCACTTCTGTTGAAACTTGTATCATTTTACACTACTTTCACTGGTGGTTTGTCTTCCCCTGAAAGCAAATAAGGAATGGAGGGAACTAGACTGGGACAGAACTGGGATAGTCAGGCACTAGATAGAGTACGACTCACATATACTGGGCTGGCAGATGTGTTGCGCAGCCACTGGTGGGGGGTGCTGGGGGATGTAGTATAGCTGGTTGGGAGGAGTGGGTCTTGGACCCACTCCATAGACTGCCTCTTCATAGGACTGGAGGGGCGGGAGGGTGTGCACCTCAACAGAGTAGTATGGAGGAGGGAGCTCATTCTGCAGGGGAGAACGCAGAGGAAAAGGCAAAAGGTTATGCAGTCGGTCATTCAAAAAACAATATTTGCATCAAAAGCTCATCTGGCGACTTAAAGTCCCAgtgttttgtatcatattgtgTATATTTAACACTGTACaagtgtaaaaaataaataaaaatgtgatcagttttatttcctgatagttgctggttgataatacaatctacacaggaccttcaAAATGACGTCGCTAGGCGGTATAGGTTTATGGCCCAGCACAGTCAAAactgtgattttcctgtgttttctcTAATAATACTTTGAAATTGTACAAaatatgataatgcccttttaattGTAAGAGCTGTTGCAAAAGAGAGTctgaaatgtcattgtttttttgGGGTGGAGTTTTGGGatgcctggtgacatcactaggtggtaaattagttaatagaccaataagaaagagggTTAACAaacctctctaccaataacagcttaggaaaattattgcttgagaaattgctctttgctaaaaaAAGCTATTTGTTTGTCTTTGATCATTTTAATGGagaacaatcacagtaaggtacttaattattagccagaaattatttgatattgagataaaaatgttgATTGGACATTTTAATAACAGACCAATAACAGAGTTCAAAACCgttctgccaataacagctagttttcagttctCCTCTCCACTCAGTTCACTCCTAGACAATCTTAgcaaaattatttttttttagaaaGTTTTTTGCTaaaaaagctatttttgtttctttttgactaATTTAATGGAAAACTATTACAGAAAGGCACTGATTTGTTtgccagaaattatttgatattgagatttctttttttttacggCTGCATTGAGCCTTTAATAATCCCCAGTAAAACAACTTCCATGCAGGAACCACGATTCATCCATAAACAGGGTATGGGGTGCTGCCTAGAGGACACATGCTGATTGCGAACAGGGCTGACAGCTGGTTTTTGACGGGTGAAAACCAACCACATTCTAGTATCTACAGGTTAGATGTCACTCATTGTCGGCCATAATCATATCATCCTCATGGAGCAAGTTTGAGATCCCAACACCTGAATAACCAACTCGAGCACAATGGAAGGTGCCATGTCTCTAGGCAACAATGTGCCGAGCTTCCCAATTGGCCCCTTATTAATTTCCTCCACTCTTTATCGTGCTTTCATTTCTGCTTTATATTCATCTGCTCCCCATAGCGCTATCAAGCATCTCAGACAATAGAGCTAATCAACGTTGCCAAGGACAAGCTcacattgtccccccccccccaggagtcTCTATTGGTGAGAAAGGTGGCTGCCAtggagacaacagaacagcaaATTCCAAAAGGAAGTTGTGGTCgtccccctgtccctgtccctatccctGGCTGGCTGCTGCGAGGTTGTATCACACACGCAGGTGATTTGTGACCCACTTCAAACACAGGTGCAGGTAAGCCAGTCTGAtagtgtgcccccccccccccgaggctGGATGACAGACAGCCAGGGTTCAATATTGCCTTTgagttctgtctctcttttcctaGCCGCTAAACAGACACCTTTTCACTTCacactgtgtgtgggggggggggggggggtgaattcCAGTCAAGTTTCCTTGTAGGGATGACATTGCTTTTAACTTCCCTAACTGGTTCTGCTGTTGGGACTTTGGCTGATCTGTGCATGGCAATGTTTATGTTGCAATGACCGACATGGAATGAATCTGCTTCCTGTAcaacatgcaggcacacacataaATTACCCCCACACTGATTCCCACCGATAGTTTTTATTCTGTTTATTTAGAACCTAACGGACAACTAGATAAAGCTCAAACCAAGTGTATTCACCCACCGGGACAAACATCTGTAAAGACAAAGACATAGTCTCCTCCTTGCACATCTGGACAGCcaatacatctctgttgctagacagGACTTTAGTGATTCCTGTTctctcacttcatctgacctgacctggacccaaattcctcactcctccccaaATCACGACTGTCCTGCCTTATCTGTTGACTGCAACCAGACTGTGGCCCTTCTCCTCCCCTTAGGACACCTGAGACGCAACAATAACATGTTCTTCCTGCACTCCCCTTTCTCACCCAGTAGATTTCCATACCCTCAGTTCTTACACGGTCACATGAATAAGGCGATTTTCCCATTTCAAGTTGAAGAATTTAGTACCCAACACCACAACAGATGAGTAGTGTGCTCTGCTCTACATCTACACAACATTGCAAGATTCTTAAGTGGAGTTTTGATTTCAGAGGGCCTAGGCTGTAGTGGTGATCACAAGGATCATTCGATCCTATAGGTCTACAGCAGACGTGGATCATATTGAAGTGTCTGTCTGGTTGAGGAAAGCTGGGACTTACTGTTGT includes:
- the LOC135552595 gene encoding transmembrane protease serine 13-like, whose protein sequence is MAKHDPNELPPPYYSVEVHTLPPLQSYEEAVYGVGPRPTPPNQLYYIPQHPPPVAAQHICQPSISLPGNKKKHKCCHHNAKCFGGSGGIVLLLLLAIAIWRGVHYGTRLATTAATLDHHDSEDEGHPEKQLSVPAHDTCSNSTVQCDALRDCQLGTDESSCVRFGADGALQVRTSQDGRFLPVCYQGWDQSYANRTCAQLGFRKSFATKAVKSLQSIGLTLNNRSSLPIQGQVNVSSSCPDQNTVSLKCIDCGRQQLSSRIIGGSVAKLGQWPWQLSLHFGGSHICGGILVSPDFVVTAAHCFPSSSRPVLDASRWRVYGGVVSQDQLPPPYLVKKIIVNENYNDVTNDQDIAILKLASPVDFTDAVQPACLPAFDQTFPHGTKCWTSGFGTTDEGAAKPSKDLMEVAVNIIDVRVCNSSKVYSGSVSNNMLCAGDLNGGRDSCQGDSGGPLVCQANDNLWQLVGVTSWGTGCGQSNRPGVYTKVSSLLPWIYSKMQLESP